Proteins from one Arthrobacter sp. DNA4 genomic window:
- a CDS encoding alpha/beta fold hydrolase, translated as MALITVGTENSTDIELYYEDHGSGQPVVLIHGYPLDGSSWEKQTAALLGAGYRVITYDRRGFGKSSKPAEGYDYDTFAADLNTLLTTLDLNDVVLVGFSMGTGEVGRYLGTYGSARVSRAAFLGSLEPYLLKTDDNPDGVPQEVFDGLLGAVTADRYAFFTEFFKNFYNSDTFLGTPRLSQEVMSAGWNLATGSGATASVAAQPTWLTDFRQDIPRIDVPALIVHGTADNILPIDSTGRLFAKALPSAEYVEIEGAPHGLLWTHAAEVNEALLNFLSK; from the coding sequence ATGGCTTTAATCACCGTTGGTACTGAGAACAGCACTGATATCGAGCTCTACTACGAGGACCACGGCTCCGGACAGCCCGTGGTGCTGATCCATGGCTACCCCCTGGACGGGTCATCCTGGGAAAAGCAGACCGCTGCCCTGCTGGGTGCCGGCTACCGGGTCATCACCTATGACCGCCGCGGTTTCGGCAAATCCAGCAAGCCCGCCGAGGGCTACGACTATGACACCTTCGCGGCGGACCTCAACACCCTTCTGACCACCCTGGACCTGAACGACGTGGTGCTGGTGGGCTTCTCCATGGGCACCGGCGAAGTCGGCCGCTACCTGGGCACCTACGGCTCCGCACGCGTGTCCCGGGCAGCGTTCCTCGGATCCCTGGAGCCCTACCTGCTCAAGACCGACGACAATCCCGACGGCGTCCCCCAAGAGGTGTTCGACGGCCTCCTGGGAGCAGTCACGGCCGACCGCTACGCCTTCTTCACCGAATTCTTCAAGAATTTCTACAACTCCGACACCTTCCTGGGCACACCCCGCCTGAGCCAGGAAGTCATGAGCGCGGGCTGGAACCTTGCCACCGGGTCCGGGGCAACGGCCTCCGTTGCCGCCCAGCCCACCTGGCTCACGGACTTCCGCCAGGACATCCCCAGGATCGATGTCCCGGCCCTGATCGTGCACGGCACCGCGGACAACATCCTGCCCATCGACTCCACCGGCCGCCTGTTCGCCAAAGCGTTGCCCAGCGCCGAGTACGTGGAGATCGAGGGTGCCCCGCACGGCCTGCTGTGGACGCACGCCGCAGAGGTCAACGAGGCCCTGCTGAACTTCCTTTCGAAGTAG
- the lhgO gene encoding L-2-hydroxyglutarate oxidase gives MERVDYCVIGGGIVGLATAYQLLQRQPGASLVLLEAAGSLASHQTGHNSGVIHSGIYYAPDSLKARFSKAGAQQTKEFCREHGIRFAEPGKLLVATSAVELGRLDRLEERAAVHGLDCERLDQAELNRREPNVSGLGALFIPSTGIVDYGEVARKLADLISAAGGRVITGATVGSIVEHSDRVEVATGQAVYSCRRLVACAGLQSDRVAEMAGMKIDVQIIPFRGEYFELPESKWDYVTHLIYPVPDPELPFLGVHLTPTINGSITVGPNAVLGLAREGYPKYSVDLKDVGRYLRFPGLWHVARSNAGTAVREVRNSLFKGSYLQECRKYAPGLSKADLLPYEAGIRAQAVRRDGTLLHDFLLAETDRMIHVLNAPSPAATAALPIGEHLVSKAVLHPAS, from the coding sequence GTGGAGCGGGTGGACTACTGCGTTATTGGCGGCGGCATCGTGGGCCTTGCAACGGCCTACCAGCTGCTGCAGAGGCAACCGGGAGCCTCCCTGGTCCTGCTCGAGGCCGCGGGGTCCCTGGCTTCGCACCAGACCGGGCACAACAGCGGCGTCATCCACTCCGGGATCTACTACGCCCCGGACAGCCTCAAAGCCCGGTTCAGCAAGGCCGGAGCGCAACAAACCAAGGAGTTCTGCCGGGAGCACGGGATCAGGTTCGCCGAGCCGGGGAAGCTGCTGGTGGCTACCTCGGCCGTGGAACTGGGCCGGCTGGACCGCCTGGAGGAACGCGCGGCCGTCCATGGGCTGGACTGCGAGCGCCTCGACCAGGCGGAACTCAACCGGCGCGAGCCCAATGTTTCAGGCCTGGGCGCGCTGTTCATTCCAAGCACCGGCATCGTGGACTACGGGGAAGTGGCGCGGAAGCTGGCCGACCTCATCTCCGCTGCCGGGGGGCGGGTCATCACCGGAGCCACCGTGGGCTCGATCGTGGAGCATTCGGACCGCGTGGAGGTTGCCACGGGCCAAGCCGTCTACTCGTGCCGGCGCCTGGTGGCATGTGCTGGCCTGCAGTCGGACCGCGTGGCGGAAATGGCCGGCATGAAGATCGATGTCCAGATCATTCCTTTCCGCGGGGAGTACTTCGAGCTCCCGGAATCCAAGTGGGACTATGTGACCCACCTGATCTACCCCGTACCGGATCCGGAACTGCCCTTCCTGGGGGTGCACCTCACTCCCACCATCAACGGCAGCATCACCGTGGGACCCAATGCGGTCCTGGGCCTGGCCCGGGAGGGCTACCCCAAATACTCCGTGGACCTCAAGGACGTGGGCCGCTACCTGCGCTTTCCCGGGCTGTGGCACGTGGCAAGGTCCAATGCCGGCACCGCAGTGCGCGAAGTCCGGAACTCGCTGTTCAAGGGCAGCTACCTCCAGGAATGCCGCAAATACGCCCCCGGCCTGTCCAAGGCGGACCTGCTGCCGTACGAGGCAGGCATCCGGGCCCAGGCTGTGCGCCGGGACGGAACGCTCCTGCACGATTTCCTGCTGGCGGAGACGGACAGGATGATCCATGTCTTGAACGCCCCCTCCCCGGCCGCAACTGCTGCCCTGCCCATCGGGGAACACCTGGTAAGCAAAGCCGTGCTGCACCCCGCGTCCTGA
- a CDS encoding LLM class flavin-dependent oxidoreductase, whose product MERIGFLSFGHWGPGQGSRTRTAADALLQGIELAVAAEELGVDGAFFRVHHFARQQASPFPLLSAIAARTSRIEIGTGVIDMRYENPLYMAEEAAAADLISGGRLQLGISRGSPEPALQGASAFGYRPQPGETDADMARRHTDAFRKAITGAGVAQADPRYAGGATGLLPVQPQSPGLAERIWWGAGSRKTAIWAAELGMNLMSSTLLTEDTGVPFHELQAEQIQLFRDAWAAAGHPHQPRVSVSRSVLPIVDEEDNYYFAGSALRDGRDQVGVIDGLTSRFGKSYVGAPDLLVEQLAADTAVQAADTLLLTVPNQLGVDFNAKLLGTIAKYVAPALGWSRKDAGNLL is encoded by the coding sequence ATGGAGCGCATCGGATTCCTTTCATTCGGCCACTGGGGTCCCGGCCAGGGTTCCCGGACCAGGACGGCGGCGGACGCCCTTCTCCAGGGCATCGAACTGGCGGTCGCCGCCGAAGAACTCGGAGTGGACGGGGCGTTCTTCCGTGTCCACCACTTCGCCCGGCAGCAGGCATCGCCCTTCCCCCTCCTGTCAGCCATCGCGGCCCGCACCAGCCGCATCGAGATTGGCACCGGCGTCATCGACATGCGCTATGAAAACCCGCTGTACATGGCAGAGGAGGCCGCTGCGGCAGACCTGATCAGCGGCGGCAGGCTGCAGCTTGGCATCAGTCGTGGTTCACCCGAGCCCGCCCTGCAGGGCGCGTCGGCGTTTGGCTACCGGCCGCAGCCGGGGGAGACCGATGCCGATATGGCCCGCCGACACACCGACGCCTTCCGCAAAGCCATTACGGGTGCCGGCGTGGCCCAGGCCGATCCCCGCTATGCGGGCGGCGCCACGGGCCTCCTCCCGGTCCAGCCCCAGTCCCCGGGGCTGGCGGAACGGATCTGGTGGGGTGCCGGCAGCCGGAAGACCGCCATATGGGCCGCGGAACTCGGAATGAACCTGATGAGCTCCACCCTGCTCACGGAGGACACCGGGGTCCCGTTCCATGAACTCCAGGCCGAGCAGATCCAACTGTTCAGGGACGCATGGGCGGCCGCAGGCCACCCCCATCAGCCAAGGGTTTCGGTCAGCCGCAGCGTCCTTCCCATCGTGGATGAGGAGGACAACTACTACTTCGCCGGAAGTGCGCTCCGGGACGGCCGCGACCAGGTAGGAGTCATCGACGGCCTCACGTCCCGTTTCGGCAAGAGCTACGTGGGAGCGCCGGACCTCCTGGTGGAGCAGCTCGCCGCCGATACCGCGGTGCAGGCAGCGGATACCCTGCTGCTGACCGTTCCCAACCAGCTGGGCGTGGACTTCAACGCCAAGCTCCTGGGCACCATCGCAAAATACGTGGCCCCTGCCCTGGGATGGAGCCGAAAGGACGCTGGGAACCTTTTGTGA
- a CDS encoding cation diffusion facilitator family transporter produces the protein MSGPHQESTHTHSHAHAEGHGGHDHGHEHHHDHPHDHGHEHHHDHDHGGHGHHHHSGFKGWLFELFVPHTHDAADSIDDAMEASSEGIRALKISMFVLLATTVLQFLVVLFSSSVALLADTIHNFSDALTAVPLWVAFILGRRAANRRYTYGYGRAEDLAGLFIVAVVALSAVVAGWQSVDRLIHPQPLQNLGWVMAAGLIGFAGNEAVAIYRIRVGRRIGSAALVADGVHARTDGFTSLAVVIGAVGVMLGFPLADPIVGLIISAAIMVLLWGTVRSIGRRLMDGIEPELVSRAQSALEGTPGVLGVQHLQLRWSGHRLQGSARIELADTELSQAEEVLDRADHRLRQALPKLDHMLLAPATAARR, from the coding sequence ATGAGCGGGCCGCACCAGGAGTCAACGCATACCCACAGCCACGCCCATGCGGAGGGGCACGGCGGGCACGACCACGGTCATGAGCACCACCACGACCACCCGCACGACCACGGTCATGAGCACCACCACGACCACGACCACGGCGGGCACGGCCACCATCACCACTCCGGTTTCAAGGGCTGGCTGTTCGAACTGTTCGTTCCGCACACGCACGATGCCGCTGATTCCATTGACGACGCCATGGAGGCCAGCAGCGAGGGCATCCGGGCGCTGAAGATCAGCATGTTCGTCCTGCTGGCCACTACGGTCCTGCAGTTCCTGGTGGTCCTGTTCAGCAGCTCGGTGGCCCTCCTGGCGGACACCATCCACAACTTTTCCGACGCCCTGACCGCGGTACCCCTGTGGGTTGCCTTCATCCTGGGGCGCAGGGCCGCCAACCGCCGGTACACCTACGGCTACGGCAGGGCGGAGGACCTGGCAGGCCTGTTCATCGTGGCCGTGGTGGCCCTTTCCGCCGTCGTTGCCGGCTGGCAGTCAGTGGACCGGCTGATCCATCCCCAGCCGCTGCAGAACCTGGGCTGGGTGATGGCCGCAGGCCTGATCGGCTTTGCAGGAAACGAAGCCGTGGCGATCTACCGCATCCGGGTGGGCCGCAGGATCGGTTCCGCCGCGCTGGTGGCGGACGGTGTGCACGCCCGGACGGACGGTTTCACCTCGCTGGCCGTGGTGATCGGCGCCGTCGGCGTCATGCTCGGTTTTCCGCTGGCGGACCCGATCGTTGGGCTGATCATCTCCGCAGCCATCATGGTGCTGCTGTGGGGCACCGTTCGGAGTATCGGACGGCGGCTTATGGATGGCATCGAACCGGAGCTGGTGTCGCGTGCCCAGTCCGCGCTGGAGGGGACGCCGGGCGTCCTCGGCGTCCAGCACCTGCAGCTGCGGTGGTCGGGCCACCGGCTGCAGGGCTCGGCACGCATAGAACTGGCAGACACGGAGTTATCGCAGGCTGAGGAGGTCCTTGACCGCGCCGACCACCGGCTTCGGCAGGCACTGCCCAAGCTGGACCACATGCTGCTGGCCCCCGCCACCGCCGCCCGCCGCTGA
- a CDS encoding ferredoxin reductase codes for MIRLRQLAQAASVLTTPLAPEDILALFNPVYSARQLRGVVTRVVQETAQSATIFFRPGRGWKAHLAGQWARIGVELDGVRHWRSYSLSAPAGKDPAITVTDVGAVSGTLVRTTKPGDVLFLAPPQGDFVLPEHPRPLLMITAGSGITPVMSMIRTLVPRRPDADVVLVHSARTPGDSLFREELAELADQFPNFRLAHWYTGEQGRLDFSSTKELDAICPDWKERAAYACGPDSFLDDAEALWKRALTAKSPGSDVAVTGDPGNLMIERFNTTFNAGVGHDGGLVTFEASDREVQADGDTPILDVGEDAGVLMPSGCRMGICHSCLTPLLAGQVRDLRTGEIHGEPGQLIQTCVSAAAGPVNLEI; via the coding sequence ATGATCCGGCTACGACAGCTGGCCCAGGCGGCCTCAGTGCTCACTACCCCTTTGGCGCCCGAAGATATCCTGGCGCTGTTCAACCCTGTCTACTCGGCCCGGCAGTTGCGCGGCGTGGTCACCCGGGTGGTCCAGGAGACCGCCCAGTCGGCCACGATCTTCTTCCGCCCCGGCCGTGGCTGGAAGGCGCACCTGGCAGGCCAGTGGGCCCGCATCGGCGTCGAACTCGACGGCGTCCGCCACTGGCGCTCCTACTCCCTCAGCGCTCCCGCAGGCAAGGACCCGGCCATCACCGTCACCGATGTCGGTGCCGTGTCCGGCACGCTGGTGCGCACCACGAAGCCCGGGGACGTGCTGTTCCTGGCCCCGCCCCAGGGCGATTTTGTGCTCCCTGAACACCCGCGTCCCCTGCTCATGATCACCGCGGGCAGCGGCATCACCCCGGTGATGTCCATGATCCGTACCCTCGTTCCCCGCCGCCCGGATGCCGACGTCGTCCTGGTCCACTCGGCCCGCACCCCGGGTGACAGCCTGTTCCGCGAGGAACTGGCCGAGCTTGCGGACCAATTCCCCAACTTCCGGCTGGCGCACTGGTACACCGGCGAGCAGGGCCGTCTGGACTTCTCCAGCACCAAGGAACTGGACGCGATCTGCCCCGACTGGAAGGAACGGGCGGCCTACGCCTGCGGTCCGGACAGTTTCCTGGACGACGCCGAGGCACTCTGGAAGCGGGCACTGACCGCCAAAAGTCCCGGATCCGACGTCGCCGTGACCGGCGACCCCGGCAACCTGATGATTGAGCGCTTCAACACCACCTTCAACGCCGGCGTAGGGCACGACGGCGGCCTGGTCACCTTCGAAGCCTCCGACCGCGAGGTGCAGGCCGACGGCGACACCCCCATCCTGGACGTTGGCGAGGACGCCGGGGTGCTGATGCCGAGCGGCTGCCGCATGGGCATCTGCCACAGCTGCCTCACACCGCTGCTCGCAGGGCAGGTCCGGGACCTGCGTACAGGGGAAATCCATGGCGAACCCGGCCAACTGATCCAAACGTGTGTCTCGGCAGCCGCCGGACCCGTCAACCTCGAAATCTGA
- a CDS encoding GAF and ANTAR domain-containing protein, translating into MVSESTAKTDTSITEHLHELVLNSSDVEDFLNELAQVSARNLSEPGDEMLCAITLLRQRKTATVASSSQQAKSIGRLEHSFTETPSLTAFTVQETVHAPDLEGDSRWPEYSTAVVAQGVRSVAALPFRLEGETKAALLLYSGRAHRFEGRVLEFAEDFVSQTSLALRLAVRFAHYSETAANLRATLESRTVIDMAVGIIMAQNRCSQEDAFAILKTASSTRNTKLHEVAAAVVNALGQGPARTHYDG; encoded by the coding sequence GTGGTAAGCGAGTCAACAGCAAAAACCGATACATCCATCACCGAGCACCTGCATGAATTGGTCCTCAACAGCTCCGATGTTGAGGACTTCCTCAATGAACTGGCACAGGTGTCCGCGCGCAACCTCTCGGAGCCAGGCGATGAGATGCTGTGCGCCATCACCCTGCTCCGGCAGCGGAAAACCGCCACCGTAGCCAGCAGCAGCCAGCAAGCAAAGTCCATCGGACGTCTTGAGCACAGCTTCACCGAGACCCCCAGCCTCACGGCATTCACCGTCCAGGAGACTGTCCACGCTCCGGACCTCGAAGGGGACAGCCGCTGGCCCGAATACTCCACGGCAGTTGTGGCACAGGGAGTCAGGTCGGTTGCGGCTCTTCCCTTCCGGCTTGAAGGCGAAACCAAGGCAGCGCTGCTGCTGTACTCCGGCCGCGCCCACCGCTTCGAAGGCCGCGTGCTCGAATTCGCCGAAGATTTCGTCAGCCAAACCTCGCTGGCACTCCGCCTTGCAGTGCGTTTTGCGCATTACAGCGAAACGGCGGCGAACCTCCGCGCCACGCTGGAGTCCCGAACGGTCATCGATATGGCGGTGGGCATCATCATGGCCCAGAACAGGTGCAGCCAGGAGGATGCTTTTGCGATCCTGAAGACCGCGTCGAGCACCCGCAACACCAAGCTGCACGAGGTGGCTGCCGCCGTGGTGAACGCCCTGGGCCAGGGACCTGCCCGTACGCATTACGACGGCTAG
- a CDS encoding YnfA family protein → MGTPGEAVAVFKTIVLFVLAAAAEIGGAWLVWQAVREGRDWWWAGLGVIALGVYGFVATLQPDAHFGRILAAYGGVFVAGSLAWGMAFDGFRPDRWDVAGSLVCLLGVGVIMFAPRSGG, encoded by the coding sequence GTGGGTACTCCGGGTGAAGCTGTCGCTGTTTTCAAGACCATCGTGCTGTTCGTACTGGCCGCTGCCGCTGAAATCGGGGGCGCCTGGCTGGTGTGGCAGGCCGTGCGCGAGGGCAGGGACTGGTGGTGGGCGGGGCTCGGCGTGATCGCGCTGGGCGTCTATGGCTTCGTGGCCACGCTCCAGCCCGACGCTCATTTCGGGCGGATCCTGGCGGCCTACGGCGGAGTGTTCGTTGCCGGCTCGCTGGCGTGGGGCATGGCATTTGACGGCTTCCGCCCGGACCGGTGGGACGTCGCAGGATCCCTGGTCTGCCTGTTGGGCGTCGGCGTGATCATGTTTGCACCCCGCAGCGGCGGCTAA
- a CDS encoding response regulator transcription factor, translating into MEQQRVCLVVEDDDDIRGLISVVLSRAGFKVTAVGTGAEAIAAAADPAIALVTLDLGLPDMDGHVVARAIRALTTAPLLFLTARSEEDDVLAGMASGAAGYLTKPFHPKELKALAGQLCPAAAPAQEPQVPGKSHC; encoded by the coding sequence ATGGAACAGCAGCGTGTTTGCCTTGTCGTGGAGGATGACGACGACATCCGGGGCCTGATCTCAGTGGTCCTGTCCCGCGCGGGGTTCAAGGTCACCGCGGTGGGAACAGGGGCGGAGGCCATCGCCGCAGCGGCTGATCCCGCCATCGCCCTGGTCACCCTGGACCTTGGGCTTCCCGATATGGACGGGCACGTGGTGGCCCGCGCCATCCGCGCCCTCACCACCGCGCCCTTGCTCTTCCTGACAGCCCGCTCGGAAGAAGACGACGTGCTGGCCGGCATGGCGTCAGGGGCTGCGGGCTACCTCACCAAACCTTTCCATCCGAAGGAACTGAAGGCCCTTGCCGGACAGTTGTGCCCGGCGGCGGCTCCAGCACAGGAGCCACAGGTACCGGGCAAATCCCACTGCTGA
- a CDS encoding acyl-CoA desaturase, with the protein MSVITPTKVTPAGSSRTRPGKLAESGSPTVRPPAAAHLSDEQVAELGRELDAIRDEILGKRGAEDAAYIRRMIKIQRGLELSGRAALLVGKNKAAWVTGTTLLSLAKILENMELGHNILHGQWDWMRDPDIHSTTWEWDFVTPSRSWQHTHNDLHHRWTNVVGKDNDVGYNLLRMDENQPWKPINLANPLFNAILAPVFEWGIAIYDLELTEYKEGTKSKEALLKDLKALGKKVVTQFTKDYAATPALAMLTGSAKQALFGTIAANAIRNVWAHAVIFCGHFPEGTDTFTEEMVDGETRGDWYVRQMIGSANISGSKFMHLMTGNLSHQIEHHLFPDLPSNRYAEVAPRVREICQRYGLKYTTGPLLKQVGSSWAKVFKLALPGKAARA; encoded by the coding sequence ATGTCTGTAATCACACCTACCAAGGTCACCCCCGCGGGAAGCTCGAGAACGCGCCCCGGGAAGCTCGCCGAATCGGGCAGCCCCACCGTCCGGCCGCCGGCCGCCGCGCACCTCAGCGACGAGCAGGTAGCGGAGCTGGGCCGCGAGCTCGACGCCATCCGTGATGAGATCCTGGGCAAGCGCGGCGCGGAAGACGCCGCCTACATCCGCCGCATGATCAAGATCCAGCGCGGCCTGGAACTTTCCGGCCGCGCGGCCCTGCTGGTGGGAAAGAACAAAGCCGCCTGGGTCACGGGCACTACGCTGCTGAGCCTGGCCAAGATCCTGGAAAACATGGAACTGGGCCACAACATCCTGCACGGCCAGTGGGACTGGATGCGCGATCCGGATATCCACTCCACCACGTGGGAATGGGACTTTGTCACCCCGTCGCGGTCCTGGCAGCACACGCACAACGACCTGCACCACCGCTGGACCAATGTTGTCGGCAAGGACAACGACGTCGGATACAACCTCCTCCGGATGGACGAAAACCAGCCGTGGAAGCCCATCAACCTGGCCAACCCGCTGTTCAACGCCATCCTGGCTCCGGTCTTCGAATGGGGCATTGCAATCTACGACCTCGAGCTGACCGAGTACAAGGAAGGCACCAAGTCCAAGGAGGCCCTGCTCAAGGACCTCAAGGCCCTGGGCAAGAAGGTTGTCACCCAGTTCACCAAGGACTACGCCGCCACCCCCGCCCTGGCCATGCTGACCGGCTCCGCCAAGCAGGCCCTGTTCGGCACCATCGCAGCAAACGCCATCCGCAACGTCTGGGCCCACGCGGTCATCTTCTGCGGCCATTTCCCCGAAGGAACGGACACCTTCACGGAGGAAATGGTGGACGGCGAGACCCGCGGCGACTGGTACGTGCGCCAGATGATCGGGTCCGCCAACATCTCAGGCTCCAAGTTCATGCACCTGATGACCGGCAACCTCTCCCACCAGATTGAGCACCACCTCTTCCCGGACCTGCCCTCCAACCGGTACGCAGAGGTGGCACCCAGGGTCCGCGAGATCTGCCAGCGCTACGGCCTGAAGTACACCACGGGGCCGCTGCTGAAGCAGGTAGGTTCCTCGTGGGCCAAGGTCTTCAAGCTGGCCCTGCCTGGAAAGGCTGCCCGGGCCTAG
- a CDS encoding metalloregulator ArsR/SmtB family transcription factor — protein sequence MNADKNACSLGADSQYVELAVEVFAMLADATRVRIILALRDGEMAVGALADVVGKSPAAVSQHLAKMRLARMVSTRQDGTRVLYRLENEHARQLVADAIFQAEHALGGEPAHHRITNHSAQRSAS from the coding sequence ATGAATGCAGATAAGAATGCTTGCTCGCTGGGCGCGGACAGCCAATACGTGGAGTTGGCGGTGGAGGTCTTCGCCATGCTGGCCGACGCCACCAGGGTGCGGATTATTTTGGCGCTCCGGGACGGCGAGATGGCGGTGGGCGCCCTGGCGGACGTTGTGGGCAAGTCACCCGCCGCCGTGTCCCAGCACCTGGCGAAAATGCGCCTGGCCCGGATGGTGTCCACGCGGCAGGACGGGACGCGTGTGCTCTACCGGCTGGAAAACGAGCATGCACGGCAGCTGGTGGCGGATGCGATTTTCCAGGCCGAACACGCCCTTGGCGGAGAGCCCGCACACCACCGCATCACCAACCATTCTGCGCAAAGGAGTGCCTCATGA